From a region of the Janthinobacterium sp. 61 genome:
- a CDS encoding ABC transporter permease: protein MIPSTMLRALWSYRGFVIGSVKREFQSKYRQAMLGAAWTVLSPLALILVYTLIFSQVMHSRLPGVTSEFGYSIYLCAGILTWGLFSEIVTRAQNMFLEHANLLKKISFPRICLPVIVVLNAGLNFVIIFALFVLFLIFSGQFPGWIFIAVAPVLLLQILFAIGLGMVLGVLNVFFRDVGQFFAIFIQFWFWLTPIVYPASILPPEMRHYLAWNPMAAITQAYQTILVTGQAPDWGSLLPAAICAVLLCVLGMQLFRKRAGEMVDEL, encoded by the coding sequence ATGATTCCCAGCACGATGCTGCGGGCCCTGTGGTCGTATCGCGGCTTCGTCATCGGCAGCGTAAAGCGTGAATTCCAGTCCAAATACCGTCAAGCGATGCTGGGTGCGGCCTGGACCGTACTGAGCCCACTGGCTCTGATCCTGGTGTACACCCTGATCTTCTCCCAGGTAATGCATAGCAGACTGCCCGGCGTCACCTCTGAATTTGGCTACAGCATCTATTTGTGCGCCGGCATCCTGACCTGGGGCCTGTTTTCCGAAATCGTCACGCGCGCCCAGAACATGTTCCTGGAGCACGCCAACCTGCTCAAGAAAATCAGTTTTCCGCGCATTTGCCTGCCCGTCATCGTGGTCCTCAATGCCGGCCTCAACTTTGTCATCATCTTCGCCCTGTTCGTCCTGTTCCTGATTTTCTCGGGTCAATTTCCAGGCTGGATTTTCATTGCCGTAGCGCCCGTGCTGCTGCTGCAGATCCTGTTTGCCATCGGCCTGGGCATGGTGCTGGGCGTGCTCAATGTATTCTTCCGCGACGTCGGCCAGTTTTTTGCGATCTTCATCCAGTTCTGGTTCTGGCTGACGCCTATCGTGTATCCGGCGTCTATCCTGCCGCCGGAAATGCGCCATTACCTGGCCTGGAATCCGATGGCCGCGATCACCCAGGCTTACCAGACGATACTGGTGACAGGCCAGGCGCCCGATTGGGGCAGCCTGCTGCCGGCCGCCATCTGCGCCGTGCTGCTGTGCGTGCTGGGCATGCAATTATTCCGCAAACGTGCCGGAGAAATGGTGGATGAACTCTGA
- a CDS encoding lipopolysaccharide assembly protein LapB: MSLRRGVLPSVLALFCMLLAVPAVAQEPPPAHSDPYQEALQSLSEGRKNDALKQFQRAIDEEPMHAGAMLEIALIQCSMGNISEAERLFLEIELRFSPPPGIIELITTERRTGCHGRPALSSSSFIFGRGFDQNVNQGATNPYYSNVQGELMLLTDFLPKSDQYSLLGADYMREITPNGSIGFAQFQSRRNDTLRQYDSTSLYLGVESPYRLGRWTARSTAMLGLTTLGGSLYQRQAQLQARIVPPLPLPDSLQVTLMGGITHIQHVTLANFDANTFELRGQLSYRKDDLYGNASLAYVQDRAVSDRPGGDRRGMALNLLGRRLLWASCIGEMAYVYQKWDSELPYAPGMINEVRHQATHVMRGTLIYPLGKNQALQLEARFVRNNKDISLFQYNNRQLQLSYQWQSP, encoded by the coding sequence ATGAGCCTTCGGCGCGGCGTACTGCCGTCCGTCCTGGCCTTGTTTTGCATGCTGCTTGCCGTCCCTGCAGTCGCGCAGGAGCCGCCGCCGGCCCACTCCGATCCGTATCAGGAAGCGCTGCAATCGCTGTCCGAGGGACGCAAGAATGATGCATTGAAGCAATTCCAACGTGCCATCGACGAAGAGCCGATGCACGCCGGCGCCATGCTTGAAATCGCGCTGATCCAGTGCAGCATGGGCAATATCAGCGAAGCAGAACGCCTGTTTTTGGAGATCGAACTGCGCTTCAGTCCGCCGCCCGGCATCATCGAACTGATCACCACGGAACGCCGTACCGGCTGCCACGGCAGGCCGGCGCTATCCTCGTCGTCGTTCATCTTCGGGCGCGGCTTCGACCAGAATGTTAACCAGGGCGCAACGAACCCCTATTACTCCAATGTGCAGGGCGAGTTGATGTTGCTGACCGATTTCCTGCCCAAGTCCGACCAGTACAGCTTGCTTGGCGCCGACTACATGCGCGAAATCACGCCCAACGGCAGCATCGGCTTCGCCCAGTTCCAGAGCCGCCGCAACGATACACTGCGGCAGTACGACAGCACTTCGCTGTACTTGGGCGTGGAGTCGCCCTACCGCCTCGGGCGCTGGACCGCCCGCAGCACGGCCATGCTCGGCCTCACTACCCTGGGCGGCAGCCTGTACCAGCGCCAGGCCCAGTTGCAGGCCCGCATCGTCCCGCCGCTGCCGCTGCCCGACAGCCTGCAGGTCACGCTGATGGGCGGCATCACGCATATCCAACACGTAACATTGGCCAACTTCGACGCCAACACCTTCGAGCTGCGCGGCCAGCTCAGCTACCGAAAAGACGATTTGTACGGCAACGCCAGCCTCGCTTATGTGCAGGACCGTGCGGTCAGCGACCGGCCGGGCGGCGACCGCCGCGGCATGGCGCTGAACCTGCTGGGGCGCCGCCTGCTGTGGGCCAGTTGCATCGGCGAGATGGCATACGTCTACCAAAAGTGGGACAGCGAACTGCCCTACGCGCCGGGCATGATCAATGAAGTGCGGCACCAGGCTACCCACGTCATGCGCGGCACGCTGATCTATCCGCTCGGCAAAAATCAAGCCCTGCAACTGGAAGCGCGCTTCGTGCGCAACAATAAGGATATTTCACTATTCCAGTACAACAACCGGCAACTGCAATTGAGCTACCAGTGGCAAAGTCCTTGA
- a CDS encoding CHASE2 domain-containing protein produces MLDPRPPSPAIRRTARPGLVRSAIALLAILLTIWAQWGSTPSASVFANEWVRDFFVRLQASKAPEPRILVVDIDEASLAKLGPWPWPRDRLAELVETLLTHYSARAVALDIVLPKPSEGQGDQRLALLAQHGPLVLAQMFDYNFGRPEPVRDGQPAGASTRYPGGQVQAAGYIANHPGLAQARHVGNIGFIPDADGALRRVPLMTTLEGQHYPALALAIVNCCQGGGALALPDTGLMRVAYKRDWSAYTVVSAADILDQAIDPASAAGRLVLVGSSSLGIGDRVITPFHGDRPGLGVQAAALSTLLDQQAGLAPAPWPGRLLGVLFAIVVTLGASYAFPRLSATWSVGLLGGASVLWLALAYVINPHDPDFSTTGPLATNLFLLTFAVPYHWQLSQRKSRYLLDTLRLYVAPKVVEQLMRSDVKDPLKPRLLDVTTLIADMEGYTTHVESLPVEEAARLTRDFLDCLTAPVIDQQGTLDKYTGDGLVAFWGAPLPIEHHADLALDAAHEILRRVAGLSAERCLNGHPPLRVRIGIESGRAMAGDFGTSFRSIYTAVGDSVNTASRLEQAARDFSHDIIIGTGTVERARRHRFIVLGERILRGKEKPITLYTLDLSMAPALPIPPAPRITQGITPASSSNSMDDAA; encoded by the coding sequence GTGCTCGATCCCCGCCCACCTTCCCCTGCCATACGACGCACCGCCCGCCCAGGCCTGGTCCGCTCGGCCATCGCCCTGCTGGCCATCCTGCTGACGATCTGGGCGCAATGGGGCAGCACACCCAGCGCCTCCGTGTTTGCCAATGAATGGGTGCGCGATTTTTTCGTGCGCCTGCAGGCCAGCAAGGCGCCCGAGCCGCGCATATTGGTGGTCGATATCGATGAGGCCAGCCTGGCCAAGCTGGGGCCATGGCCCTGGCCGCGCGACCGCCTGGCCGAACTGGTCGAAACCTTGTTGACACATTACAGTGCGCGCGCAGTGGCGCTCGATATCGTCCTGCCCAAACCTTCGGAGGGCCAGGGCGACCAGCGCCTGGCACTCTTGGCCCAGCACGGCCCGCTGGTGCTGGCGCAGATGTTCGATTACAACTTTGGCCGTCCCGAGCCGGTGCGCGACGGCCAGCCAGCCGGCGCCAGCACCCGCTACCCCGGCGGCCAGGTGCAGGCTGCCGGCTACATCGCCAACCATCCAGGCCTGGCACAGGCTCGCCACGTCGGCAATATCGGCTTCATTCCGGACGCCGACGGCGCACTGCGCCGCGTGCCGCTGATGACCACCCTGGAAGGCCAGCACTACCCCGCACTGGCGCTGGCCATCGTCAACTGCTGCCAGGGCGGCGGCGCACTGGCGCTGCCGGACACCGGCCTGATGCGCGTAGCCTACAAGCGCGACTGGAGCGCCTACACCGTGGTGTCGGCCGCCGACATCCTCGACCAGGCGATCGATCCGGCCAGCGCCGCCGGCCGCCTGGTACTGGTGGGTTCCTCCTCGCTGGGCATAGGCGACCGCGTCATCACCCCCTTCCATGGCGACCGCCCCGGCCTCGGGGTACAAGCCGCCGCGCTTTCCACCTTGCTGGACCAGCAAGCCGGACTGGCGCCGGCGCCCTGGCCCGGTCGCCTGCTGGGCGTCCTGTTTGCCATTGTCGTCACGCTGGGCGCCAGTTACGCCTTCCCGCGCCTGTCGGCAACCTGGAGCGTCGGCTTGCTGGGCGGCGCATCCGTGCTGTGGCTGGCGCTCGCGTATGTCATCAACCCCCACGACCCGGACTTTTCAACCACCGGGCCGCTCGCCACGAATCTGTTCCTGCTGACGTTTGCCGTTCCCTACCATTGGCAGCTGAGCCAGCGCAAATCGCGCTACCTGCTCGATACCCTGCGACTCTACGTGGCGCCGAAAGTGGTCGAGCAGCTCATGCGCAGCGATGTGAAGGACCCGCTCAAACCGCGCCTGCTGGACGTGACCACCCTGATTGCCGACATGGAAGGCTACACCACCCACGTCGAATCGCTGCCGGTGGAAGAAGCGGCCCGGCTGACGCGCGACTTTCTCGATTGCCTGACCGCTCCCGTGATCGACCAGCAAGGCACGCTGGACAAATACACCGGCGATGGCCTGGTGGCATTCTGGGGCGCACCCTTGCCGATCGAACACCACGCCGACCTGGCGCTGGACGCGGCGCACGAGATCCTGCGCCGCGTAGCAGGCCTGAGCGCCGAACGCTGCCTCAACGGACACCCGCCCCTGCGGGTGCGCATCGGCATCGAAAGCGGACGGGCCATGGCCGGCGATTTTGGCACCTCATTTCGCAGCATTTATACCGCGGTCGGCGACAGCGTCAACACCGCCTCGCGCCTGGAACAGGCGGCGCGCGACTTCAGCCATGACATCATCATCGGCACCGGCACGGTCGAGCGCGCACGGCGCCACCGTTTCATCGTGCTGGGTGAACGCATATTGCGTGGCAAAGAAAAACCAATTACCTTATACACTCTTGATTTGAGCATGGCACCTGCCCTTCCCATACCCCCTGCCCCCCGTATTACCCAAGGCATCACGCCTGCCAGCAGTAGCAACAGCATGGACGACGCAGCATGA
- a CDS encoding Crp/Fnr family transcriptional regulator, which produces MTLRKLDANALNNEASGTAAPEEQRHIQIHLRKIPLLAELSEDEITLVKSEVRIRHYARREVVLHKGGSGDGLLFLLSGQLQVIDVTEDGRAVGLRMLEPGDFFGEIALINNSTRSASVLAMSPVLVAFLPAPTAMHLFSHSPSVAKQMLKYLAQKIQRDSEFRALLSISNTARRIYAYLALMQTTQPDGIVVENLPTHQDIANMINTSRETVTRALLMLVQQGIVQKEAHRLFIKDPDALKKLVQGG; this is translated from the coding sequence ATGACACTTCGGAAGCTGGATGCAAACGCACTGAACAATGAAGCAAGCGGCACTGCTGCGCCGGAAGAACAGCGCCACATTCAAATTCACCTGCGCAAGATCCCGCTGCTGGCCGAACTCAGCGAGGACGAAATCACCCTCGTCAAGAGCGAGGTGCGCATCCGCCACTATGCCAGGCGCGAAGTGGTGTTGCACAAGGGTGGCAGCGGCGATGGCCTGCTGTTCCTGCTGTCGGGCCAGCTGCAAGTCATCGACGTGACCGAAGATGGGCGCGCGGTCGGCCTGCGCATGCTGGAGCCGGGCGACTTTTTCGGCGAAATCGCCCTGATCAACAATTCGACGCGTTCCGCCTCGGTGCTGGCGATGAGCCCGGTGCTGGTGGCCTTCCTGCCGGCGCCGACCGCGATGCACCTGTTTTCGCATTCGCCATCGGTGGCCAAGCAGATGCTGAAATACCTGGCGCAAAAAATCCAGCGCGACTCGGAATTTCGCGCGCTGCTGAGTATCAGCAACACGGCCAGGCGCATCTATGCCTACCTGGCACTGATGCAGACGACGCAGCCGGACGGCATCGTGGTGGAAAACCTGCCTACCCACCAGGACATTGCCAACATGATCAACACCAGCCGCGAAACGGTCACCCGCGCGCTGCTGATGCTGGTACAGCAAGGTATCGTGCAAAAAGAGGCGCACCGACTCTTCATCAAAGACCCCGACGCCCTGAAAAAACTGGTGCAAGGAGGGTAA
- a CDS encoding VanZ family protein, translating to MHWELMLFIAIAAAMSAGCLVPNRWLPPLPNDKLMHFAGFALLSAIAARIASGPGETALWLLGLLIAGWLIECLQALVPTRAFCWKDILANTAGIALVAIVVACCSLFA from the coding sequence ATGCACTGGGAATTGATGCTGTTCATCGCCATCGCTGCTGCCATGTCGGCAGGCTGCCTGGTGCCGAACCGCTGGCTGCCGCCTTTGCCTAACGATAAACTGATGCACTTCGCCGGCTTCGCCCTGCTCAGCGCGATTGCCGCGCGCATCGCCAGTGGACCGGGCGAAACGGCGCTGTGGCTGCTGGGCCTGCTGATCGCCGGCTGGCTCATCGAATGCCTGCAGGCGCTGGTACCGACCCGCGCCTTCTGCTGGAAAGACATACTGGCGAACACGGCCGGCATTGCCCTGGTGGCTATCGTCGTCGCATGCTGCAGCCTGTTCGCGTAA